GGTCTGGTCCCGCCGCCGCCGCATCGCACGCGACAATCTTCAGCGTGCCTACCCGGAGTGGACGGTTGACCAGGTCGACACCACGGCGCGGGGTGTCTTCGAGCATTTCGGACGCACCACCGTCGAGATTCTGCGGGTTTCGCCCCGGACCCGCGCGGAACTGTCGAAGCTGGTCGATCCGCACAACGCCGAATCGATCGATGCTCTCTATCGCGACGGCCGCGGCGGGCTTCTCGTCAGCGGGCACATCGGCAACTGGGAGCTTCTCGCCGGATGGATCGCCGCCAGCGGTTACCCTCTCGATGTGGTCGTCAAGCCGATGCGCAATCCCCTCAGCGACCGTCTTTACAACGACCGGCGCCGCGATCTTGGGGTGCGTGTGATTCAAACGCAGGTGGCGACGCGTGGCATCGTCGAATCGGTCAAGGCCCGGCGACTGGTGGCCATCCTTGCCGATCAACACGCGGGGGAGGAAGGGGTGACCGTCACCTTCTTCGGACGCCCTGTCTCGACCCCGCGGGGCCCGGCGGTCCTCTCGTTGCGTTTCGGGTGCCCGATCCTCACCGGGGTCATGGTGCGCAAGGACGACGGGCGATTTGACGCGTTCATCGACGGTGTGCTTGATTACACGCCAACTGGCGACGAGGAACGCGATGTGCGCGCGCTCACGCAGGCGTACACCACACGGCTGGAAAACCACATTCGCCGGTTCCCATCGCAATGGCTTTGGACCCACCGTCGCTGGCGGGGATGATCGCGATGCCGACGCCGACGCAACCGTCACGAATTGTCGTGCGCGCGCCCAATTGGGTAGGTGATGCGGTCATGGCGTTTCCCTTCCTGGTATCGCTGCGGTTGAATGCGCCGAATGCGGCGATCGATCTGGTCTGCCGCGCCGCGCTGGCCGACTTATGGGACGATCTGCGCCTGGTCGACCGTGTCATTGCATTGGATGAACCAGCGGGGAAATCGAGGCTGAGGAGTGTCTGGCGTAATGCCCGCCGCCTGCGTCCGGAACGGTATGACTTGGGTTTCTGCCTGCCGCCCTCATTTGGCTCGGCGCTGATGTTTCGTCTGGCCGGCGTCCGACGCCGG
This region of bacterium genomic DNA includes:
- a CDS encoding lysophospholipid acyltransferase family protein, coding for MRHPLRYRLEWLALQMLRWKARLVPRRVALAGGAVLGRLISAVWSRRRRIARDNLQRAYPEWTVDQVDTTARGVFEHFGRTTVEILRVSPRTRAELSKLVDPHNAESIDALYRDGRGGLLVSGHIGNWELLAGWIAASGYPLDVVVKPMRNPLSDRLYNDRRRDLGVRVIQTQVATRGIVESVKARRLVAILADQHAGEEGVTVTFFGRPVSTPRGPAVLSLRFGCPILTGVMVRKDDGRFDAFIDGVLDYTPTGDEERDVRALTQAYTTRLENHIRRFPSQWLWTHRRWRG